One bacterium genomic window, TAAAGAGCATGTAGACCAGCCACATGGTCCCGCTCACATCGAACATGGAGGCTGAATTGGATACGCCGAGCAGCCACCAAGGGAGCCGGTTGCCGCCGAGAAAATAACTTTTCAGATTAGTGGTGGCTTTTTTCTTGACGAAAAAGCCCACAGCGATCATAGCGGTGAGATAAACGAGGATGATGGCGACGTCCAGAGTAGAGAGGTTCATACAGTGTCCTGTTCGGATCTGAAAAAATAGAGGGCCTCCTGTTTGTGGAAAGCCCTATTTACGAGATCAGCCATGCGAGGTGAGGACAAACTGGATTGGTAGATGCGGTTCTGTCTGGGGCAGGTAAAGACAAACCACATCCCCCACTTGTCTCAGTTTGACCGATCTGCCTTGCAACCGGGCGGACCAATTTTTATCTGTTCGCGTCTGTGGGATTTGAATCCATAGGGTCAGTTCCGAGTCTCCGCTATAGCTGCCGCTGATCTGATTCTGTTGCATGCGGTACTGCAAACGCCAATTACGCAGGCAGAGTGTCTGCCCGAATCCCTGAATCCAATAGCTCTTCGGCACGGTGGGCGTCAGCCGTAGCGATCCATCCAACTGCAGGTCCACGCCTAACAAAAAGCGCTCGACGATGCGGATCAGGTTCGCCGGGTATTCGCAGTATTGCTGCGCGCCATAGCCGCCCTGATCCCGATACCGTTCTCGCCAGTAATAGCCGTTTTTTTCGCCCTCACGACAGACCGCGAGAATCGAGTTGAGTAATCCCGGCCCATCTTGCATATTCGCCCGCGCCCAGGCTTCCAGGTACCAGACCCGTCCCATGGCTGCCAGATCCATTTGATCCGGATAGGTGAATTCCCACGCCTCATAGGTATTGGGCAGGGTGGCGATGCCGGCAGGCATGCCGCCATAATAAAACCGGTATTCGTCTTTCAATTGCGGCCAGAGCAGGGCCGCTTGCCGCCGGTCCGCGGATGACAGGGCCAGTGCGCACCAGTTTACATCGGTCAGCCCATGGCGATCGATCAATCCATGCTGGGGATGGATATATTCAGCAAAATGGTCCTTTTGCCAGAACGCGGAGCGAAAATGGGCTTTAATCAGACTGGCCAGCTCTTGATATTTCTGCGCCGTCTCTTCTGCGCCGATTTCGCGGTTCAATTGCGCCAGACGACCAAAGGCGTCGGCGGCATGGCATTGCGTGACTCCATCGTATTCCTGTCGGCAGGGGCGTTCGATGTAATACCCGGCGCCGGCCACTGCGCCTTGTGCAGTGGTCAGAGAAGCCAGATATTCTGCGCTTCGATTCACCGCTGGCAGCTGTTTGAGCAGCCACAGTCGATCCTGCGTAAAGCGATAGATGACGTCGGCGTTCTGAATCAGAGTGGGGCCGGCCAATGCCCGCAGGGGATCGCCGGGCACCCAATGGTGATAGAGACCGCCGTTGGCCTCCACAATCGCTTGCGCGCCTGGATGGCCGATGACCCGGCCCGCTTCAGCAGGAAGAATGGCCAGGGGAAGACTTCCATCTGGCTTTTGGAACGTCAGAACATAGTCCCAATTGGCTTTGACCACCTCGGTCTCTCCCAACCACAGCAGCGCATCGCTCATTTGATGTCCATCCAGAGAGGGATAGGTGTTGCCATAACCGAATCCCTGGCCGTCGGCACAAACAGAAAAATAACCAAAGAAAACGCTGTCGTTGACCGCAGCCAGCACGTTTTGCTTGGCAGCCTTTTCGAAAGCACGAACGATCTCCTGATCCGGCAGATCGAGAACAGGGATGGTTGGTTGCGCGTCGATCATGGTCGCGTTCAGCCATGCCGCGGACAGCCACAGAAGGATCTTATAGGGGATGGAAATTGTCTTTTTCATGCCAAATCTACTTTGAGCGAAACCGGTTGAATCGCGATTCGCCGGCTTCGCCCGGTTGCCTCGAGGCTACAGGTGTAAGGATCGTCTGCAACGGGGGTGTCGGTTTTTCAGCCGGCGGTCGTGGATCGGAGCAGACCGGTCGAGTAAATATAGCAGAGTCAAAGAACAAAGTCAATTTAATATTGGGGACAAGACGTGTCTCTGATACGGGGGAGCGCGGCGTTCCGCCCTCTTGGAGATACAGGAACCATTCCGTGCGGCGGTCTGCAGATTTTTGAATTGCTTTTTCAGTCAGGATTGGCTATACTTGACCTGAGGTCTTACATTTGGCAGGAAAGCGAATGACCATCAGAACCGTTCAAGCGACCCGCTATGTCACGCCTTTGAAAGAAGGCGGCTCTCTGCCGGCTGTCATCGAAGCCGATGATGACGGCCTCTATGTGCTTAAATTCCGAGGCGCCGGCCAGGGGCCTAAAGCTTTAATCGCCGAACTGGTCGTGGGCGAGATGGCTCGCGCCTGCGGACTGCCGGTGCCGGAGATTGTTTTCGTGCATCTGGACGCGGAGCTGGCGCGTACAGAGCCTGATCCGGAGATCCACGATCTCATCACAGCGAGCGCTGGACTCAATCTGGCGCTCGACTATCTACCCGGTTCAGTAATGTTTAATCCGGTGCTGCAATGCGTTGATGAAAAACTCGCCTCTGCGGTGGTGTGGATGGATGCGTATACCACCAATATCGATCGCACTGCGCGCAACACCAATCTACTGCTCTGGCACAAGACGCTCTATCTCATCGACCACGGTGCTGCACTTTATTTCCATCACTCCTGGCACAACTATCTGGAACGATGCGCAGATCCGTTTCCTTGGGTCAGGGATCATGTGCTGCTGCGCTGGGCGGGCAGGCT contains:
- a CDS encoding aminotransferase class I and II, whose product is MRTVQATRYVTPLKEGGSLPAVIEADDDGLYVLKFRGAGQGPKALIAELVVGEMARACGLPVPEIVFVHLDAELARTEPDPEIHDLITASAGLNLALDYLPGSVMFNPVLQCVDEKLASAVVWMDAYTTNIDRTARNTNLLLWHKTLYLIDHGAALYFHHSWHNYLERCADPFPWVRDHVLLRWAGRLKQTDASMKEVIVPALIESIVAQIPPEWLSVDGNFADADDLRKAYHTYLTGRLDQSQCFVEEAIRARSLLV